The Glycine max cultivar Williams 82 chromosome 12, Glycine_max_v4.0, whole genome shotgun sequence genome window below encodes:
- the LOC100815952 gene encoding NAD(P)H dehydrogenase (quinone) FQR1 produces the protein MTVKVYIVYYAMHGNEERLAKEVEKGANSVEGVEGKLWQVPETLSAEELAKLGEPTKAKSDVPIITPNELSKADGFFFGFPIIFGKMASQFKAFIDETGDLWKAEQLAAKPAGILITTCCQGGGKEIVHTAITQLEKHRMIYVSTEIGYIYCTGMVKENEVEEKGEGTYGAGTYNGRVTNRSELADAFQRGVCIAVITKMFKEAAA, from the exons ATGACCGTCAAAGTCTATATTGT TTACTACGCAATGCATGGAAATGAAGAAAGACTGGCAAAGGAAGTGGAAAAAGGTGCTAACTCTGTAGAAGGTGTTGAGGGCAAACTATGGCAG GTACCGGAGACACTATCAGCCGAGGAACTTGCTAAGCTGGGTGAACCAACCAAGGCTAAGAGTGATGTACCAATCATTACCCCAAATGAGCTCTCTAAGGCTGATGGTTTTTTCTTTGGTTTCCCAATAATATTTGGAAAGATGGCTTCTCAGTTTAAGGCTTTTATAGATGAAACCGGAGATCTATGGAAAGCAGAACAACTTGCAGCCAAGCCTGCTGGGATCCTCATCACCACCTGTTGCCAAGGTGGTGGAAAAGAGATAGT ACATACTGCAATCACTCAGCTGGAAAAGCATAGAATGATATATGTTTCAACAGAAATTGGATACATATACTGTACTGGCATGGTCAAGGAGAACGAGGTGGAAGAGAAAGGTGAAGGTACGTATGGTGCAGGAACTTATAATGGAAGGGTGACGAATAGGTCAGAGTTGGCGGATGCATTCCAACGAGGGGTTTGTATTGCCGTCATCACAAAGATGTTCAAGGAAGCTGCTGCATAA